From a single Labilibaculum sp. DW002 genomic region:
- a CDS encoding sodium:solute symporter, which produces MNIWIVFSVVFGYFGLLMLISWITSRNSNNETFFTGNRKSPWYLVAFGMIGASLSGVTFISVPGEVGNTAWSYFQFVLGNFVGYFVVAQVLIPLYYRLKLVSIYSYLNQRFGIGTYKIGSFFFLVSQTIGASFRLFLVAGVLQLAFFNAFGIPFWVTVFITILLIWAYTFRGGIKTIVWTDTLQTLFMLGAVIITIIVIVKDLDLSTQGVVQVIGDSEFSSVFNWDWRSPQNFFKQFFAGIAVVIVMNGLDQNMMQKNLTCKNTKEAQKNIYWFSLSFVLANLMFLCLGVLLYVFAEQHGITLPQKTDDLYAFLALNHFGLVTGVVFLLGITAAAYSSADSALTALTTSFCVDFLKGEVTQKKRLGIHLMFSAIMFVVIVVFSMINDQSVVTAVFKVAGYTYGPLLGLFAFGLGSSRIVRDKWVPLICVLSPIITYMISTYSEQLLWGYRFGFELLIVNGLITFLGLVLISERKRMVMSNTKSTSR; this is translated from the coding sequence GTGAATATTTGGATTGTTTTTAGTGTTGTCTTTGGATATTTTGGACTATTGATGCTTATATCATGGATCACTTCACGTAATAGTAATAATGAAACTTTTTTTACTGGAAACCGAAAATCTCCATGGTATTTGGTAGCATTTGGTATGATTGGTGCTTCCTTATCGGGTGTTACATTTATTTCTGTACCTGGTGAGGTTGGCAATACGGCCTGGAGTTATTTTCAGTTTGTATTGGGAAATTTTGTTGGCTATTTTGTGGTAGCTCAAGTGTTGATACCACTTTATTATCGACTTAAATTGGTGTCGATTTATTCCTATTTAAATCAACGATTCGGTATTGGTACTTATAAAATAGGATCATTTTTCTTTTTAGTGTCCCAAACAATTGGGGCATCTTTTCGTTTGTTTTTGGTGGCTGGAGTTCTTCAATTAGCTTTTTTTAATGCTTTTGGCATTCCTTTTTGGGTAACTGTATTTATTACTATTTTACTGATTTGGGCTTATACTTTTCGGGGTGGTATTAAAACCATTGTTTGGACAGATACATTGCAAACACTATTTATGCTAGGTGCTGTTATTATTACGATCATCGTAATTGTTAAGGATTTGGATCTTAGCACTCAGGGTGTTGTTCAGGTAATTGGTGATAGTGAGTTTTCCAGTGTCTTTAATTGGGATTGGCGATCTCCTCAAAATTTCTTCAAACAATTTTTTGCAGGTATTGCTGTAGTAATAGTAATGAATGGTTTGGATCAGAATATGATGCAAAAGAATTTAACTTGCAAAAATACCAAAGAAGCACAAAAAAATATTTATTGGTTTAGTTTATCTTTTGTATTGGCTAACCTGATGTTTTTGTGCTTAGGAGTTTTGTTATATGTTTTCGCAGAACAACATGGAATAACTCTTCCCCAAAAAACGGATGATTTGTATGCTTTTCTCGCATTAAATCATTTTGGATTAGTAACAGGAGTTGTTTTCTTATTGGGTATTACGGCGGCAGCCTATTCTAGTGCAGATTCAGCATTGACTGCTTTAACAACTTCCTTTTGTGTCGATTTCTTGAAAGGAGAAGTAACGCAAAAAAAGAGGTTGGGAATTCATTTAATGTTTTCAGCTATCATGTTTGTTGTGATTGTGGTGTTTAGCATGATAAATGACCAGAGTGTTGTTACTGCTGTGTTTAAAGTGGCAGGTTATACATATGGTCCTTTGTTGGGCTTGTTCGCTTTTGGCTTGGGAAGTTCACGAATTGTGAGAGATAAATGGGTTCCGTTAATTTGTGTATTATCACCAATTATAACTTATATGATAAGTACTTATTCAGAGCAACTTTTATGGGGATATAGATTTGGGTTTGAATTGCTGATTGTAAATGGATTGATCACTTTTCTGGGTTTGGTTCTTATTTCTGAACGAAAAAGGATGGTGATGTCTAATACCAAATCAACATCAAGATAA
- a CDS encoding exo-beta-N-acetylmuramidase NamZ family protein — MINNNTLRTYAGTVCFLLLICVQILFSTKLILAQKVDTGIDVLQKTNYSILKGKKIGIITNPTGVNKNLESTIDLLHSCNDIEVKVLFSPEHGIRGDHAAGEKVATYTDKKTGIQVYSLYGKQKKPNAKMLKGLDAIVYDIQDIGVRSYTYISSMGLLMEACAENDVEFIVLDRPNPFGGIKIEGPLVEPSQISFVSQFPIPYVYGLTCGELAKYLNEEGLLKDSKKCKLQVITMDGWNRSLTFKETGLPWVPTSPHIPNSMSAIYYAASGILGELYTISIGVGYTQPFELFAAEWINADDLSENLNNLDIPGVLFRPVHYKPYYSVGKGIMLHGVQLHFTDIQKTPISLIQFYVMQECHKLNPTKNPFEMCQASRLSMFDKVCGSKEIRMRFTENFLVKDIEELWSAPKESFLGTSKKYWLYE; from the coding sequence ATGATTAATAACAATACATTACGAACTTATGCAGGAACAGTATGCTTCCTTCTTTTAATATGTGTACAAATATTATTTTCCACAAAACTAATCCTTGCTCAAAAGGTAGACACAGGCATAGATGTACTACAAAAAACCAACTATTCTATTCTTAAAGGAAAAAAGATTGGAATCATCACCAATCCTACGGGGGTGAATAAGAATCTAGAGTCGACTATTGATTTGCTTCACTCTTGCAACGATATAGAGGTTAAAGTTCTTTTCAGTCCTGAACATGGCATACGAGGAGATCATGCTGCTGGCGAGAAAGTCGCAACATACACCGACAAAAAAACGGGTATCCAAGTCTATTCTCTATACGGAAAGCAAAAAAAACCAAATGCTAAAATGCTAAAAGGTCTAGATGCAATTGTATATGACATTCAGGATATCGGAGTACGTTCCTATACCTACATCAGTAGCATGGGATTGCTAATGGAAGCATGCGCCGAGAATGATGTAGAATTTATTGTACTCGATCGCCCAAACCCTTTTGGAGGAATAAAAATTGAAGGTCCCTTAGTTGAACCCAGCCAAATATCTTTTGTAAGTCAGTTTCCTATCCCATATGTATACGGACTAACTTGTGGAGAATTGGCAAAGTACTTGAACGAAGAAGGCTTATTAAAAGATAGCAAGAAATGTAAGTTGCAAGTTATCACTATGGATGGATGGAATCGAAGCTTGACTTTTAAGGAAACTGGTTTGCCGTGGGTACCTACTTCGCCACACATTCCCAATTCGATGAGTGCAATTTACTATGCAGCATCAGGCATACTTGGTGAGTTGTATACCATTTCGATTGGCGTAGGTTACACGCAACCATTCGAATTATTTGCTGCAGAATGGATTAATGCTGATGATTTATCAGAAAACTTAAATAATCTGGACATTCCAGGTGTTCTATTTCGACCTGTACACTACAAACCATACTATTCTGTAGGAAAAGGCATTATGCTTCATGGAGTTCAATTGCATTTTACGGATATTCAAAAAACACCAATTTCACTCATTCAATTTTATGTGATGCAAGAATGCCACAAATTAAATCCCACTAAAAATCCTTTTGAAATGTGTCAAGCATCACGATTAAGTATGTTCGACAAAGTATGTGGCAGCAAAGAAATACGAATGCGATTTACAGAAAACTTTCTGGTGAAAGATATTGAAGAACTATGGTCTGCACCAAAAGAATCATTTTTAGGAACATCAAAAAAATACTGGTTGTACGAATAA
- a CDS encoding anhydro-N-acetylmuramic acid kinase: MDLYIGIMSGTSMDGIDAVLVDFSEGKVNVLQNHSEDFPIELKEKLDQLIKTFQTDLLTLGEIDHQLALCYAKTANNLIKKAGVHHSQIKAIGCHGQTVFHSPLSKYPFTMQLGDGNLIAAKTKITTVTDFRRMDMALEGNGAPLAPAFHQAFLNSNEEKRGILNLGGIANLTITADQEKNAIGFDSGPANCLMDSWIYKIQNKKFDNGGNWARSGKIIPKLLDSMLKEEYFQKPAPKSTGRELFNLNWLNNHLKRLPTYQDVDVQSTLLELTAITVSNSAIKSAPKLDAIYTCGGGAYNDYLLERLQHHMPNVKISTTDELGVSVQLVESIAFAWLAMQRINKLHGNLPSVTGASQDALLGAIYECK, translated from the coding sequence ATGGATTTATACATTGGTATAATGTCAGGAACAAGCATGGATGGTATCGATGCTGTTTTAGTAGATTTCAGTGAAGGAAAAGTGAATGTACTCCAAAATCATTCGGAAGATTTCCCAATTGAGCTAAAAGAAAAATTAGATCAATTAATAAAAACATTCCAAACCGATCTACTTACACTGGGAGAAATTGATCATCAACTAGCACTATGCTACGCCAAAACGGCAAATAATTTAATTAAAAAAGCGGGTGTTCATCATTCCCAAATAAAAGCCATTGGCTGTCACGGGCAGACCGTTTTTCATTCTCCATTATCAAAGTATCCATTCACAATGCAACTGGGTGATGGCAATTTAATTGCTGCAAAAACAAAAATCACCACAGTAACCGATTTTAGACGAATGGATATGGCTTTGGAAGGTAATGGTGCACCTCTCGCACCTGCTTTCCATCAAGCCTTTCTGAATTCGAACGAGGAAAAAAGAGGAATTCTAAATTTGGGCGGAATTGCAAACCTAACAATTACTGCAGATCAAGAAAAAAACGCAATTGGATTTGATAGCGGTCCCGCGAATTGTTTAATGGATTCCTGGATTTACAAAATCCAAAATAAAAAGTTTGACAATGGAGGAAATTGGGCCAGATCCGGAAAAATTATTCCTAAGTTATTAGACAGTATGCTAAAAGAAGAATACTTTCAAAAACCTGCCCCAAAAAGCACCGGAAGAGAATTATTCAACTTAAACTGGTTAAATAATCACCTCAAACGATTACCAACTTATCAGGATGTTGATGTCCAATCAACTCTACTTGAATTAACTGCAATTACAGTTTCCAATTCTGCGATAAAATCAGCTCCTAAGCTTGATGCCATTTATACCTGTGGAGGTGGAGCATATAATGATTACCTACTGGAAAGACTACAACATCACATGCCAAATGTCAAAATATCTACAACAGATGAACTTGGAGTTTCGGTACAACTTGTTGAATCAATAGCATTCGCCTGGCTTGCTATGCAACGAATAAATAAGCTACATGGAAATTTACCTTCTGTTACTGGAGCATCACAGGATGCATTGCTCGGTGCAATATATGAATGTAAGTAA
- a CDS encoding dipeptide epimerase: protein MAIDRRKFLGNTGLLAGAALLLPTMNSCGGIGTGKSRKSGKGLTLSFEPYELQLKHVFTIASFSRTTTPVMLVRIELDGVVGYGEASMPPYLGESHETATKFLSSLKLNQFSDPFRLNEILSYVDSVAEGNCAAKASIDIALHDLIGKLLEKPWFEIWGYNQEDTPVTTFTIGMDKPDVVIEKVKEASPYKMLKVKIGKGTDEEMINTIRKITDVPLCVDVNQGWKDKHEALDKIHWLKEKGVVFVEQPMDKHNLDDMAWLTQHSPLPTIADEAIQRLDDVAKLHGAYSGINIKLMKCTGMREAHKMMNVARSLDMKVMIGCMTETSCGVSAAAQLSPMVDWADLDGNLLISNDPFKGIEILDGKVILPNRSGIGVMKI from the coding sequence ATGGCAATAGACAGAAGAAAATTTTTAGGAAATACAGGCTTGTTGGCTGGAGCGGCATTATTGCTTCCTACGATGAATTCTTGTGGGGGAATTGGAACTGGTAAATCAAGAAAATCAGGAAAAGGACTGACGCTTAGCTTTGAACCCTATGAATTGCAGTTAAAACATGTATTTACGATTGCTTCTTTTTCTCGTACAACTACTCCGGTTATGCTAGTCAGAATTGAGTTGGATGGAGTTGTTGGTTATGGGGAAGCTTCTATGCCCCCTTATCTAGGTGAGTCTCACGAAACTGCAACTAAATTTTTAAGCAGTTTAAAATTGAATCAATTTTCTGATCCATTTCGCTTAAATGAAATTCTAAGTTATGTCGATTCTGTTGCTGAAGGTAATTGTGCTGCAAAGGCTTCTATCGACATTGCACTGCACGATTTAATTGGAAAATTATTAGAGAAACCCTGGTTCGAAATCTGGGGATACAATCAAGAAGATACTCCCGTAACTACTTTTACCATTGGAATGGATAAGCCAGATGTGGTGATAGAGAAAGTAAAAGAAGCTTCTCCTTATAAAATGTTGAAAGTGAAAATTGGTAAAGGTACCGATGAGGAGATGATTAATACAATTCGCAAAATTACAGATGTGCCTTTGTGCGTTGATGTTAATCAAGGATGGAAGGACAAACATGAGGCATTAGATAAAATTCATTGGTTAAAAGAAAAAGGAGTTGTGTTTGTTGAACAACCAATGGATAAGCACAATTTGGATGATATGGCATGGTTGACACAGCATAGCCCTTTGCCAACAATCGCAGATGAAGCCATTCAACGTTTGGATGATGTAGCAAAATTGCATGGCGCATATTCTGGTATCAATATTAAATTGATGAAGTGTACAGGAATGCGAGAAGCGCATAAAATGATGAATGTAGCCCGTTCATTGGATATGAAAGTGATGATTGGATGCATGACGGAAACGTCTTGTGGTGTTAGTGCGGCAGCACAGCTGTCGCCTATGGTAGATTGGGCCGATTTGGATGGAAATTTATTAATATCAAATGATCCTTTTAAAGGTATTGAGATTCTCGATGGGAAAGTAATTTTGCCCAACCGTTCGGGAATTGGAGTGATGAAAATATAA
- a CDS encoding serine hydrolase domain-containing protein, protein MKNAIILSLILFYSILNSTAQTIDSIEVKSNTENIDSIINRIQKINSSVNIIKDTKRLIPIKELGNTKIISLSIDTLTTISSFQKTLNKYSRISCITINTDSISVNYETGDLQLKNNDILILSIHDISFENLQQFSNLFSKLEVYPNIILSIFGSLEKLESLPIFKCASTILFSNTNTEDTQKVAAQIIFGGINCSEGRPTTDKESKNETDNTSNETIRFQYTVPEMAGIDSKTLNETIDSVAQLGLDNNAFPGCQILIAKDRKVIYHKCFGFHTYAKLQPVLSDDIYDLASVTKITGPLPALMRFVDEGKIDLDEKLSVYWKDFERSNKAGLLFRDVLAHQAQLTPWIPFWSSTVDEQKNFKKHIFSYTKTKKYSVEVAPKMYLNKNYRKKIYKSIKKSDLLDKKEYRYSGLAYFIFPEMIKNISDKEYPNYLKQEFYKPLGAYTIDFNAHNNYPASRIIPTENDDYFRNTLLHGYVDDEGCAMMGGISGNAGLFATANDLAKLMQMYLQMGEYGGKRYISEETMKEFTKIQFPDNNNRRGLGFDKPILGNDTLSIEKCYPAYSASTESFGHSGFTGTFTWMDPKNNLLYIFLSNRVHPTRASRQIYEKNIRISIHQGIYDAIQVFNEKYKQKPLSKL, encoded by the coding sequence ATGAAAAACGCAATAATCCTCTCCCTAATTCTATTCTATTCAATTCTAAATTCAACAGCACAAACAATTGATTCTATCGAAGTAAAATCTAATACTGAAAATATAGATTCTATAATTAACCGAATTCAAAAGATCAATTCGTCCGTCAACATAATTAAAGATACAAAAAGACTCATTCCTATTAAAGAATTAGGCAATACGAAAATTATTTCTTTATCAATAGACACTCTAACTACAATTTCTTCCTTTCAAAAAACACTTAATAAATATTCTCGTATTAGTTGCATCACAATTAACACTGACTCTATATCAGTCAATTATGAAACAGGTGACCTCCAACTAAAGAATAATGATATTTTAATATTAAGTATTCACGATATTTCATTTGAAAACTTACAACAGTTCTCAAATTTATTTTCTAAGCTAGAGGTTTATCCAAATATTATTCTTTCCATTTTTGGTTCACTAGAAAAACTAGAATCCCTCCCTATTTTCAAATGTGCATCAACCATACTATTTTCAAATACGAATACAGAGGATACTCAAAAAGTTGCAGCTCAAATTATTTTTGGAGGCATTAATTGTTCTGAAGGTAGACCGACAACTGACAAAGAATCCAAGAATGAAACTGATAATACCTCAAATGAAACAATCCGATTTCAATATACCGTACCTGAAATGGCAGGGATTGATTCCAAAACACTGAATGAAACCATTGATTCTGTTGCTCAACTTGGTCTTGATAACAATGCTTTCCCAGGTTGTCAAATACTAATAGCTAAAGACCGAAAAGTGATTTACCACAAATGTTTTGGATTTCACACTTACGCAAAATTGCAACCGGTACTCTCCGATGACATTTATGATTTGGCATCGGTTACAAAAATAACAGGACCACTTCCTGCACTTATGCGATTTGTAGATGAAGGCAAAATCGATTTAGATGAAAAATTATCTGTTTACTGGAAAGATTTTGAAAGATCTAATAAAGCTGGCCTCCTATTTCGGGATGTTCTTGCTCATCAAGCTCAACTAACCCCATGGATTCCATTTTGGAGTAGCACAGTTGATGAGCAAAAAAACTTCAAAAAACACATTTTCAGCTATACAAAGACGAAAAAATATTCCGTTGAAGTCGCTCCCAAAATGTATTTAAACAAAAATTACAGAAAAAAAATATATAAAAGCATTAAAAAATCAGACTTATTGGATAAAAAAGAATATCGCTATTCAGGACTAGCGTATTTTATATTTCCAGAAATGATTAAAAATATTTCCGATAAAGAATATCCCAATTATCTAAAACAAGAATTTTACAAACCTTTAGGTGCGTATACGATAGATTTTAACGCACACAATAACTATCCTGCCTCTAGAATTATTCCAACAGAGAATGATGATTATTTTCGTAATACTCTGTTGCATGGATATGTAGATGATGAAGGTTGTGCAATGATGGGTGGTATATCAGGAAATGCAGGTCTATTTGCAACGGCAAATGATTTAGCAAAGCTGATGCAAATGTATTTACAAATGGGCGAGTATGGAGGAAAACGATATATCTCTGAAGAGACAATGAAAGAATTTACCAAAATTCAATTTCCAGACAATAACAATAGACGTGGTTTAGGTTTTGATAAACCTATACTTGGAAATGATACCTTATCTATTGAGAAGTGCTACCCAGCTTACTCAGCGAGTACAGAAAGTTTCGGACACTCTGGTTTTACGGGCACCTTTACATGGATGGATCCTAAAAATAATTTGCTATATATTTTCCTATCCAATAGAGTTCACCCAACAAGAGCAAGTCGTCAGATTTATGAAAAAAATATTAGAATTTCTATTCATCAAGGAATCTACGATGCGATTCAAGTATTTAATGAAAAATACAAACAAAAACCTCTTAGTAAACTGTAA
- a CDS encoding glycoside hydrolase family 10 protein, which yields MNRKVIIGLLMLLVSFGAMAKKKSPKREMRAVWVATVANIDWPSKTGLSVENQKKEMIALLDQHKKNGMNAIIFQIRPATDAFYQSPYEPWSQWLSGEQGIAPDPIYDPLEFAIEECHKRAIELHAWLNPYRAIFDDAVTKTDSMHITNVHPEWFLKYGKHRYFNPGLQETRDHFAKIVGDVVRRYDVDAIHFDDYFYPYKIRKTPFPDSLAFVKNGGEFYPDRIDDWRRNNVNLVIKQVSDTIKSIKPWMPFGISPFGVWRNKDMDKSGSKTKAGQTNYDDLYADVLLWLKNDWIDYVTPQIYWHIGKKVADHRIIAKWWRKNSFGKPCYIGHGAYRLNSKSKVKAWRNSDQIIRQIRMVRRLKGLDGSMFFSSKSFTKNLEGINEKLIDNVYANMAIVPENRNIKAIVPNIPVGIKFNQTNSSLEWDGTDLAKLYVVYRFKKGSKVNLNHANKIIGLTVNSSFKLNEEDKGYKYVVTSLSRTNTESDPSMEVIR from the coding sequence ATGAATAGAAAAGTAATAATTGGATTACTAATGCTATTGGTTTCATTTGGAGCAATGGCAAAAAAGAAATCTCCGAAAAGAGAGATGCGTGCTGTTTGGGTGGCAACAGTCGCTAATATTGATTGGCCATCGAAAACAGGGCTTTCGGTTGAGAATCAAAAAAAGGAAATGATTGCTCTTTTGGATCAGCATAAAAAGAATGGAATGAATGCCATTATTTTTCAGATTCGACCAGCTACCGATGCTTTTTATCAATCTCCATACGAACCATGGTCACAATGGTTGAGTGGCGAGCAAGGTATTGCTCCCGATCCAATTTACGATCCGCTTGAATTTGCAATAGAGGAATGTCACAAGAGAGCAATAGAATTACATGCATGGCTGAACCCATACAGAGCTATCTTTGATGATGCAGTAACTAAAACGGATTCGATGCACATCACGAATGTTCATCCAGAATGGTTTTTAAAGTATGGGAAGCATAGGTATTTTAACCCTGGTTTGCAGGAAACTCGTGATCATTTCGCTAAAATTGTTGGAGATGTGGTTAGAAGGTATGATGTGGATGCAATTCATTTCGATGATTATTTTTATCCATATAAAATTAGAAAAACTCCCTTTCCAGATTCTTTGGCTTTTGTGAAAAATGGTGGTGAATTTTATCCAGATAGGATTGATGATTGGAGAAGAAATAATGTAAATCTTGTAATCAAGCAAGTTAGCGATACCATTAAATCGATAAAGCCATGGATGCCGTTTGGAATTTCTCCGTTTGGAGTTTGGCGCAATAAGGATATGGATAAATCTGGCTCGAAAACAAAAGCAGGACAAACCAATTACGACGACTTGTATGCGGATGTGCTTCTTTGGCTAAAAAATGATTGGATAGATTACGTAACTCCTCAAATCTATTGGCACATTGGTAAAAAAGTAGCCGATCATAGAATAATTGCGAAATGGTGGAGAAAAAATTCTTTTGGCAAGCCCTGTTATATTGGTCATGGTGCGTACCGGTTGAATTCTAAATCGAAAGTAAAAGCTTGGCGGAATTCAGATCAAATCATTAGACAGATTCGAATGGTTCGCAGATTGAAAGGGCTTGATGGAAGTATGTTTTTTAGCTCTAAATCTTTCACGAAAAATTTGGAAGGAATAAACGAAAAACTAATTGACAATGTATATGCTAACATGGCAATTGTTCCTGAAAATAGAAATATTAAAGCTATTGTTCCAAATATTCCAGTAGGAATTAAATTTAATCAAACGAATAGCTCTTTAGAGTGGGATGGTACTGATTTAGCAAAATTATATGTGGTTTATAGATTTAAGAAAGGTTCTAAGGTAAATTTAAATCATGCCAATAAAATTATTGGCCTAACTGTTAATTCTAGTTTTAAGTTGAATGAAGAAGATAAGGGATATAAATACGTGGTAACATCTCTAAGTAGAACCAATACGGAAAGTGATCCATCTATGGAGGTAATCCGATAA
- a CDS encoding C40 family peptidase, with protein sequence MEANNISQNIKDQFAPDGREAIYHTTFYFNNNKLIIKGETTVPEAKLALYSDLDELNYNLVDSLEVLPEKSLKDKNWGLVNLSVVNLRAHSRHSAELVTQAIMGTPVKVLKEEHGWYQIQTPDRYIAWVDRAAIALKNEEEIEAWRNSNRIISIPDFKLAKDIKQKEIVTDLVAGSIIEIERENQDTYNLILPDGRKIQIEKSNCELFAEWKDREINDATILTKTAKQFFGRPYLWGGTSSKGVDCSGFVKSVYFMNGIILARDASLQFLHGDTISVDQGYSKLLEGDLVFFGRAKTTEKPMKVTHVGMYVSKGEYIHSSGRVRINSFDPKAENFNNYRSVTWLGGRRVLTRVGEPGIIRVSEHPWY encoded by the coding sequence ATGGAAGCAAATAATATTTCCCAGAATATTAAAGACCAATTTGCACCAGATGGAAGAGAGGCTATTTATCATACGACTTTTTACTTCAATAATAATAAATTGATAATAAAGGGTGAAACAACTGTACCTGAAGCTAAACTTGCTTTGTATTCAGATTTAGATGAATTGAATTATAATTTGGTGGATAGTCTGGAGGTATTGCCAGAGAAAAGTTTGAAGGACAAAAATTGGGGTTTAGTAAATTTGAGTGTGGTTAACCTTAGAGCTCATTCCAGACATTCAGCAGAGCTTGTTACGCAGGCTATAATGGGAACTCCGGTGAAGGTTTTAAAAGAAGAGCATGGTTGGTATCAAATACAGACGCCAGATCGATACATTGCTTGGGTGGATAGGGCTGCAATTGCGTTAAAAAATGAAGAAGAAATAGAGGCTTGGAGAAATTCGAATAGGATAATTTCTATTCCTGATTTCAAGTTAGCGAAGGATATAAAGCAAAAAGAAATTGTTACCGATTTGGTCGCAGGTTCAATAATTGAAATTGAGAGAGAGAATCAGGATACTTATAATCTCATTCTGCCAGATGGGAGGAAAATACAAATTGAAAAATCGAATTGTGAACTGTTTGCGGAATGGAAAGATAGAGAGATAAATGATGCTACTATTTTAACTAAAACTGCAAAGCAGTTTTTTGGAAGACCTTATTTGTGGGGAGGTACTTCGTCGAAAGGAGTCGATTGTAGTGGCTTTGTTAAGTCAGTTTACTTTATGAATGGTATTATACTGGCACGTGATGCGTCATTGCAATTTCTTCATGGAGATACAATTTCCGTTGATCAAGGCTATTCAAAATTATTGGAAGGAGACTTGGTGTTTTTTGGGCGCGCTAAAACAACTGAAAAACCAATGAAAGTTACTCATGTTGGAATGTATGTGAGTAAAGGAGAATATATTCACTCTTCAGGTAGGGTTAGAATTAATAGTTTCGATCCTAAAGCTGAGAATTTTAATAATTACAGATCGGTTACCTGGTTGGGTGGCCGGCGAGTATTAACTAGAGTCGGAGAACCTGGGATCATTAGAGTTTCAGAACACCCGTGGTATTAA